One region of Terricaulis silvestris genomic DNA includes:
- a CDS encoding TonB-dependent receptor domain-containing protein, whose product MLSKKLLSGAALTALSLSMAGAAHAQSTASQIQDEETTIVVTGARRSVDGAIVAETAPKARSTITEEYIGTQSPGQSILSTINLVPGVNFTNNDAFGSSGGNLRMRGFDGSRVLVTFDGIPLNDTGNYAIFSNQMLDPELISRAVVNLGTTDVDSPTAAVTGGTINYVTRVPEDEAGLMFDVAGGSENYRRVFALAETGAFGPWGTSAWASGSYQNYDQFVGPGELEKYQFNARLYQPVGENGDFMSLAFHWNRNRNNFYRTGNDAAWAGAGGKLANIDTCVLDAPTAGVADNDGSGSSSNNADPASCTNYYNLRINPSHTGNIRGQSRFSLGESLTFTLDPTVQYVLANGGGTTVVAETDNRLDHSGTNATGPGVDLNFDGDVLDSVRLYSPSNTNTIRYTLSSSLIWDLNDTNRLIFGYTYDTGRHRQTGEYGYLEANGDPESVWGGKDEQGGNQIFDIDGDVFQKRDRLSIATLSQPSVRYVGDFADDTITLDVGVRAPTFTRELDQRCWAALGSTNDPTCGFDPGGTAVDPFETEVEWDDVLANIGVSFRPGEGHQFYASYAETISAPRTDDLYSGIDPADLQDSVVPETAQTFDVGYRFQAGSLILSSGAFYSQFENRIVRSYDDVLDINIARNVGAVDIWGAEAQAGYQFTDAFSLYGSAAYLDSEVQDDLETSPGVFAPTGGKQLVETPDWTFALRGEYEGGPFTLGGQARYVGERWRTDVNDLAAGAYTVIDFDVNWEFAESTALQFNLLNAFDESYQGSLSTATTGTPNYMIGSPRTVLLSVRTEF is encoded by the coding sequence ATGCTTTCGAAGAAGTTGTTGTCGGGCGCCGCATTGACGGCGCTCTCGTTGTCCATGGCGGGCGCCGCGCACGCGCAATCGACGGCGTCGCAGATTCAAGACGAAGAGACGACAATTGTCGTCACCGGCGCACGGCGCAGTGTGGACGGGGCGATTGTCGCGGAAACCGCGCCGAAAGCGCGCTCGACCATCACTGAAGAATACATCGGCACGCAGTCGCCGGGTCAATCGATCCTGAGCACGATCAACCTGGTGCCGGGCGTCAACTTCACCAATAACGATGCGTTCGGTTCGTCGGGCGGCAACCTGCGCATGCGCGGCTTCGACGGCTCGCGCGTTCTGGTGACGTTCGACGGCATTCCGCTCAACGACACCGGCAACTACGCCATCTTTTCCAACCAGATGCTCGACCCCGAGCTGATCTCGCGTGCGGTCGTCAACCTCGGCACCACCGACGTCGATAGCCCAACCGCGGCTGTTACCGGCGGTACGATCAACTATGTGACGCGTGTGCCGGAAGATGAAGCTGGTCTGATGTTCGACGTCGCCGGCGGCTCGGAAAACTATCGCCGCGTATTCGCGCTCGCCGAAACCGGCGCGTTTGGCCCGTGGGGCACGTCGGCCTGGGCGTCGGGTTCGTACCAGAACTACGATCAATTCGTCGGTCCGGGCGAACTTGAGAAGTACCAGTTCAACGCGCGGCTCTATCAGCCGGTCGGCGAGAATGGCGACTTCATGAGCCTCGCGTTCCACTGGAACCGCAACCGCAACAATTTCTACCGCACCGGCAATGACGCGGCTTGGGCAGGGGCCGGCGGCAAGCTGGCCAACATCGACACGTGCGTGCTCGACGCGCCGACTGCCGGCGTCGCCGACAACGATGGCTCGGGCTCGTCCAGCAACAACGCCGATCCGGCGAGCTGCACGAACTACTATAACCTGCGCATCAACCCGTCGCACACCGGCAACATTCGCGGTCAATCGCGCTTCTCGCTCGGCGAGAGCCTCACATTCACGCTCGACCCGACGGTCCAGTACGTACTGGCCAACGGCGGTGGCACGACGGTGGTGGCCGAGACCGACAACCGCCTCGATCATTCCGGCACCAACGCGACCGGCCCCGGCGTTGATCTCAATTTCGACGGCGACGTGCTGGACAGCGTTCGCCTCTACTCGCCGAGCAATACCAACACGATCCGCTACACGCTCTCGTCGTCCTTGATCTGGGACCTCAACGACACCAACCGCCTGATCTTCGGCTACACCTACGACACCGGCCGCCACCGCCAGACTGGCGAGTATGGCTATCTCGAAGCGAACGGCGATCCGGAAAGCGTCTGGGGCGGCAAGGACGAGCAGGGCGGCAACCAGATCTTCGACATCGACGGCGACGTGTTCCAGAAGCGCGACCGTCTCTCGATCGCGACGCTGAGCCAGCCAAGCGTGCGCTATGTCGGCGATTTCGCCGACGACACCATCACACTCGACGTGGGCGTTCGCGCCCCGACGTTCACCCGTGAACTCGACCAACGCTGCTGGGCGGCGCTCGGCAGCACCAACGATCCGACCTGCGGCTTCGATCCGGGCGGCACGGCGGTTGACCCATTCGAGACCGAAGTCGAGTGGGATGACGTGTTGGCCAATATCGGTGTGTCGTTTCGCCCTGGCGAAGGCCACCAGTTCTACGCCAGCTACGCCGAAACCATCTCGGCGCCGCGCACGGACGATCTTTACAGCGGCATCGATCCAGCTGACCTGCAGGACTCGGTTGTGCCGGAAACCGCGCAGACCTTCGACGTCGGCTACCGCTTCCAAGCCGGTTCGCTGATCCTTTCGAGCGGCGCGTTCTACTCGCAGTTCGAGAACCGCATCGTGCGCTCGTACGACGACGTGCTCGACATCAACATCGCGCGCAACGTCGGCGCAGTCGACATCTGGGGCGCAGAAGCGCAGGCGGGCTACCAGTTCACCGACGCGTTCTCGCTCTACGGATCGGCCGCCTATCTCGATAGCGAAGTGCAGGACGATCTGGAAACCAGCCCCGGCGTGTTCGCACCGACCGGCGGCAAGCAGCTGGTCGAAACGCCGGACTGGACCTTCGCTCTGCGCGGCGAATACGAGGGCGGTCCGTTCACACTGGGGGGACAAGCCCGTTACGTTGGCGAACGCTGGCGCACGGACGTGAACGATCTGGCCGCCGGTGCGTACACGGTCATCGATTTCGATGTGAACTGGGAGTTTGCCGAGAGCACCGCGCTTCAATTCAACCTGCTCAACGCGTTCGATGAATCTTACCAAGGTTCACTTAGCACGGCGACGACCGGCACGCCGAACTACATGATCGGTTCGCCGCGCACGGTCCTGCTGTCGGTGCGCACTGAGTTCTAA
- a CDS encoding imm11 family protein translates to MGKKIYSFVSDDCTFADWINQPPPFDAHWSLDIAPGPLADPGDCSGGVGSGFAPDMPKPELRFERPRVGLHLCDIQTHNTRGIVVMSDRAKGILEAIDASSAFEFREAIATLHDGSPAPKYWLADLTRRIAALDETHPAIKIEEKWVPRFEQTQRRLLFGIDTDLLFKSDLVGDHHIFGLLYSPSTICCDDIVVNAIYRHRLVGQKFWPMGETV, encoded by the coding sequence GTGGGCAAGAAAATATACTCCTTCGTGTCAGACGACTGCACGTTCGCGGACTGGATAAACCAGCCGCCGCCGTTCGATGCGCATTGGAGCCTCGACATTGCTCCAGGACCTCTGGCTGATCCCGGAGATTGCTCCGGAGGGGTGGGCTCTGGCTTCGCGCCGGATATGCCGAAGCCGGAGTTGCGTTTCGAACGGCCACGCGTCGGGCTTCATTTGTGCGACATACAGACCCACAACACGCGCGGCATTGTCGTTATGTCGGATCGCGCCAAAGGCATCTTGGAAGCAATTGATGCGAGCTCAGCGTTTGAGTTTCGCGAGGCCATCGCGACACTACACGACGGCTCGCCGGCGCCTAAATATTGGCTCGCAGACCTCACACGCCGCATTGCGGCGCTTGATGAAACGCATCCGGCAATAAAGATCGAGGAAAAATGGGTGCCTCGATTTGAGCAAACGCAGCGTCGCTTGCTGTTCGGGATAGATACAGACCTGCTATTCAAGTCAGACTTGGTTGGTGATCACCACATCTTCGGCCTGTTGTACTCGCCGAGCACGATTTGCTGCGATGACATAGTGGTCAACGCGATCTACCGGCACCGACTCGTCGGCCAGAAATTCTGGCCTATGGGCGAGACAGTCTAG
- the groL gene encoding chaperonin GroEL (60 kDa chaperone family; promotes refolding of misfolded polypeptides especially under stressful conditions; forms two stacked rings of heptamers to form a barrel-shaped 14mer; ends can be capped by GroES; misfolded proteins enter the barrel where they are refolded when GroES binds), translating into MAAKVVNFGADARERMLAGVDILANAVKVTLGPKGRNVVIEKSFGAPRTTKDGVTVAKEIELEDKFMNMGAQLIREVASKTNDEAGDGTTTATVLAQAIVREGMKAVSSGRNPMDLRRGVDKAVTAIVEDLKKRAKKVTGPEEIAQVGAIAANGDTDIGKFLSDAMAKVGNDGVITVEEAKSLETELEVVEGMLFDRGYLSPYFITNADKMEATLEDPLILLFEKKLSSLQAMLPILEAVVQSQRPLLIIAEDVEGEALATLVVNKLRGGLKVVAVKAPGFGDRRKAMLEDIAVLTGGQVISEDLGIKLENVTIDMLGKAKKVVVKKDDTTIVDGAGEKAGIQGRIAQIKAQIEDTTSDYDKEKLQERLAKLAGGVAVLKVGGATEVEVKERKDRVDDALNATRAAVEEGIVPGGGVALLRAAFKLNIKGDNEDQNVGIAIIRKALEAPLRQIVENAGVEGSIVVGKLRESKDENYGFDAQNEEYVDMLKAGIIDPVKVVRTALQDAASVAGLIITTEATIAEAPKKDSGHGGGGMGGGGMGGMGGMDF; encoded by the coding sequence ATGGCTGCTAAAGTCGTCAATTTCGGCGCCGATGCGCGCGAGCGTATGCTCGCCGGCGTCGACATTCTCGCCAACGCCGTAAAAGTCACGCTCGGTCCGAAGGGCCGCAACGTCGTGATCGAAAAGTCGTTCGGCGCGCCGCGCACCACCAAGGACGGCGTCACCGTCGCCAAGGAAATCGAGCTCGAAGACAAGTTCATGAACATGGGCGCCCAGCTCATTCGTGAAGTCGCTTCGAAGACCAACGACGAAGCCGGCGACGGCACCACCACCGCCACCGTGCTGGCTCAAGCCATCGTGCGCGAAGGCATGAAGGCCGTCTCCTCCGGCCGCAATCCGATGGATCTGCGCCGCGGCGTCGACAAGGCCGTGACCGCGATCGTCGAAGACCTGAAGAAGCGCGCCAAGAAAGTCACTGGCCCGGAAGAGATCGCCCAGGTCGGCGCCATCGCCGCCAACGGCGACACCGACATCGGCAAGTTCCTCTCCGATGCGATGGCCAAGGTCGGCAATGACGGCGTCATCACAGTTGAAGAAGCCAAATCGCTCGAAACCGAACTCGAAGTGGTCGAAGGCATGCTGTTCGACCGCGGCTATCTCTCGCCGTACTTCATCACCAACGCCGACAAGATGGAAGCGACGCTCGAGGATCCGCTGATCCTACTGTTCGAGAAGAAGCTCTCCAGCCTGCAAGCGATGTTGCCGATCCTGGAAGCGGTAGTGCAATCGCAGCGTCCGCTCCTCATCATCGCTGAAGACGTCGAAGGCGAAGCGCTCGCGACCCTCGTCGTCAACAAGCTGCGCGGCGGCCTCAAGGTCGTGGCGGTGAAGGCGCCGGGCTTCGGCGATCGCCGCAAGGCCATGCTGGAAGACATCGCCGTCCTCACCGGCGGCCAAGTCATCAGCGAAGACCTCGGCATCAAGCTCGAAAACGTCACCATCGACATGCTCGGCAAAGCCAAGAAGGTCGTGGTGAAGAAGGACGACACCACCATCGTCGACGGCGCTGGCGAGAAGGCTGGCATCCAAGGCCGCATCGCCCAGATCAAGGCCCAGATCGAAGACACCACGTCCGACTACGACAAGGAAAAGCTGCAAGAACGTCTGGCGAAGCTCGCCGGCGGCGTCGCGGTCTTGAAGGTCGGCGGCGCCACGGAAGTCGAAGTGAAGGAACGCAAGGATCGCGTTGATGACGCGCTCAATGCGACCCGCGCTGCGGTTGAAGAAGGCATCGTCCCGGGCGGCGGCGTGGCGCTGTTGCGCGCGGCGTTCAAGCTCAACATCAAGGGCGACAACGAAGACCAGAACGTCGGCATCGCCATCATCCGCAAGGCGCTCGAAGCGCCGCTGCGGCAGATCGTCGAGAACGCCGGCGTCGAAGGCTCGATCGTGGTCGGCAAGCTGCGTGAATCGAAGGACGAAAACTACGGCTTCGACGCGCAGAACGAAGAATACGTCGACATGCTGAAAGCCGGCATCATCGATCCCGTGAAGGTGGTCCGCACCGCGCTGCAAGACGCAGCCTCGGTCGCTGGCCTCATCATCACCACCGAAGCCACAATCGCCGAAGCCCCGAAGAAGGATTCGGGCCACGGCGGCGGCGGCATGGGCGGCGGCGGCATGGGCGGCATGGGCGGCATGGACTTTTGA
- the groES gene encoding co-chaperone GroES: MASFRPLHDRVVVKRVKEEEKTKGGIIIPDTAQEKPQEGEVIAVGPGARDEDGERIELDVKVGDKILFGKWSGTEVKIDGEELLIMKESDIMGVIEQKKAKKEAA; the protein is encoded by the coding sequence GTGGCGAGCTTTCGTCCCCTGCACGACCGCGTTGTCGTCAAGCGCGTGAAAGAAGAAGAGAAGACCAAGGGCGGGATCATCATCCCCGACACGGCTCAAGAAAAGCCGCAAGAAGGCGAAGTCATCGCCGTCGGCCCGGGCGCCCGCGATGAAGACGGCGAGCGCATCGAACTCGATGTGAAGGTCGGCGACAAAATCCTGTTCGGCAAATGGTCGGGCACGGAAGTGAAGATCGACGGCGAGGAGCTCCTCATCATGAAGGAGTCCGACATCATGGGCGTCATCGAACAGAAGAAGGCGAAGAAGGAAGCCGCCTAA
- a CDS encoding TetR/AcrR family transcriptional regulator: MASQARAPDRGVARRQAFLQAAREVFLEQGYEAASVNDVVRRAGGSLATLYAQFGNKEGLFLAVTQDQHERFIRDITPDSVDHLQLEAGLQAIGEHYVRALLMPENLAFFRIVVGEGRKFPEHLQRYIYTGAERVRAVIARFLEARGAQIDDHEMAASYLLELWRSRHHYRALADDAYRVTDRELSEHVGAAVCFFMRAAKPK; this comes from the coding sequence GTGGCCTCGCAGGCCCGCGCCCCGGACCGTGGCGTCGCCAGGCGGCAGGCGTTCCTTCAGGCCGCTCGGGAAGTCTTCCTCGAACAGGGCTACGAGGCGGCAAGCGTCAACGACGTGGTGCGCCGCGCCGGCGGTTCGCTCGCCACCCTCTACGCCCAGTTCGGCAACAAGGAGGGGCTGTTTCTAGCGGTGACGCAGGATCAGCACGAGCGCTTCATCCGCGACATCACGCCGGACAGCGTTGACCACCTGCAATTGGAAGCCGGTCTGCAAGCCATCGGCGAGCATTACGTCCGCGCCCTGCTCATGCCGGAAAACCTCGCCTTCTTCCGCATCGTGGTCGGCGAAGGCCGGAAGTTTCCTGAGCACCTGCAACGCTACATCTATACCGGCGCGGAGCGCGTGCGCGCTGTCATCGCGCGCTTTCTCGAAGCGCGCGGCGCTCAGATCGATGATCACGAAATGGCGGCCTCCTACCTGTTGGAGCTCTGGCGCAGCCGCCATCACTACCGCGCGCTCGCGGATGACGCTTACCGCGTTACCGACAGGGAGTTGTCGGAGCATGTCGGCGCCGCCGTCTGCTTCTTCATGCGCGCCGCAAAACCGAAATAG
- a CDS encoding glutathione peroxidase: protein MTTAHDFTFAKLNEPGEIKLEDYAGKAVLVVNVASACGFTSQYRDLEALYEAKVGKGLVILGVPCNDFGHQEPGQASEIREFCDNSYHVTFPMTEKVDISTPSKRHPFYKWVAEELGESALPRWNFHKYLIGKDGALLGAFPSKAAPLGPEIVGSIKDALCAPDKAA, encoded by the coding sequence ATGACGACTGCACACGATTTCACCTTCGCCAAACTCAACGAGCCGGGCGAGATCAAGCTCGAAGACTATGCCGGTAAAGCCGTCCTCGTCGTGAACGTGGCGAGCGCGTGTGGCTTCACTTCGCAGTACCGCGATCTCGAAGCGCTCTACGAAGCCAAGGTCGGCAAAGGCCTCGTCATCCTCGGCGTGCCTTGCAACGACTTCGGCCATCAGGAGCCGGGCCAAGCCTCCGAGATCCGCGAGTTCTGCGACAATTCCTATCACGTCACTTTCCCGATGACGGAGAAGGTCGACATCAGCACGCCATCCAAGCGCCACCCGTTTTACAAATGGGTTGCCGAAGAGCTGGGCGAGAGCGCGCTGCCGCGCTGGAACTTCCACAAATACCTGATCGGCAAAGACGGCGCGCTGCTTGGCGCCTTTCCGTCGAAGGCTGCGCCCCTCGGCCCGGAAATCGTCGGCTCAATCAAAGACGCGCTCTGCGCGCCGGACAAAGCCGCTTAG
- the ileS gene encoding isoleucine--tRNA ligase, translated as MADEPKERVLGRDYRETLFLPDTPFPMKAGLAQREPERLKYWAEVDLYSRLREASRTRPKFVFHDGPPYANGAIHIGHAENKILKDLAVRTRQMAGFDCDFVPGWDCHGLPIEWKVEEDFRKAGRKKQDVPAVEFRKACRAYADKWIPLQREEFIRLGIEADWQHYYTTMSFEAEAAIAAEFLRVVRTGLVYRGSKPVMWSPVERTSLAEAEVEYQEKTSPTIWVKFPLREVDESYRKLIGTDVVIWTTTPWTIPGNRAISYSPSINYGLYRVDEIEKDLPFAPWVAVGEQFILADARAEETLKAAKVASFSRVQDIDISKLFACDHPLVEWQGTADKGGEYAFRVPLLAGDHVTDDAGTGFVHTAPSHGADDFEIWVKNFGQEGIPFTVDGEGRFTKEAPGFEGLEIIQLEGKNLGKDGPANKAVMDALIEVGALLARGQLKHSYPHSWRSKAPLIFRNTPQWFIAMDKPFRDGKSLRDIALSEIDRVDWGQKRTGDQSGYNRIRGMIADRPDWLISRQRAWGVPLAIFVSKGDGAILQDDEVDARITAAMKQGGADVWWVTPAQEFLGNKYKAEDFDKIEDILDVWFDSGSTHAFVVGNPDAPTRASFKNPVSTLYLEGSDQHRGWFHSSLLESCATRGRAPYDEVVTHGFAMDEEGKKMSKSIGNTVEPQKIAKENGIEILRLLIAGAEYGDDLRLGKTMLDQSTEMYRKLRNTLRYLLGALNGFEDSERVSFTSPLVGEVAAKRSEGGRADAQAPERLNAPHPPAPAPRGGGGEEALPLLERWLLHRLWQLDQVVRKGYETYQFRAALSAIVEFCNVDLSAFYVDVRKDALYCDPKSSARRRACRSALDEVFSRLTVWLAPILPFTAEEAWLARFPDDVSVHLRTFPETPAAWEDDFAGEEVARLREARAVVTGALEVARRDKLIGSALEAAPRVWVADDALRASLQAVEFAELCITSGVTLEAGEGPAEAFRLAETPGVAVLVEKAPGVKCARSWKYFDPQTAYRKYPDITPRDADAVAEWDSAHGRS; from the coding sequence TTGGCCGATGAGCCCAAAGAACGCGTTCTTGGTCGCGATTACCGCGAAACGTTGTTTTTGCCCGACACGCCGTTCCCGATGAAAGCCGGGTTGGCGCAACGTGAGCCAGAGCGGCTTAAATATTGGGCGGAGGTCGATCTCTATTCACGTTTGCGCGAGGCGTCGCGCACGCGGCCGAAATTCGTGTTTCACGATGGCCCGCCTTACGCCAACGGCGCGATCCATATCGGGCACGCGGAAAACAAGATCCTGAAAGATCTCGCTGTCCGCACGCGGCAGATGGCGGGCTTCGATTGCGACTTTGTGCCAGGCTGGGACTGCCACGGCCTGCCGATCGAATGGAAAGTCGAAGAGGATTTCCGCAAAGCTGGCCGCAAGAAGCAGGACGTGCCGGCGGTTGAGTTTCGCAAGGCGTGCCGCGCGTACGCCGACAAGTGGATCCCGTTGCAGCGCGAGGAATTCATCCGCTTGGGCATCGAGGCGGACTGGCAGCACTACTACACGACGATGAGCTTCGAAGCGGAAGCGGCAATCGCGGCGGAGTTTCTGCGCGTGGTGCGGACGGGGCTGGTGTATCGCGGGTCGAAGCCGGTGATGTGGAGCCCGGTGGAGCGGACTTCGCTGGCTGAGGCTGAGGTGGAGTATCAGGAGAAGACGTCGCCGACGATCTGGGTGAAGTTTCCGCTGCGCGAGGTCGACGAGAGCTACAGAAAGCTCATTGGCACCGACGTCGTGATTTGGACGACGACGCCGTGGACGATTCCGGGCAATCGCGCGATCTCCTACAGCCCAAGTATCAACTATGGTCTCTATCGCGTTGACGAGATCGAGAAGGATTTGCCGTTTGCGCCATGGGTTGCGGTTGGCGAGCAGTTCATCTTAGCGGATGCGCGCGCTGAAGAGACGCTGAAGGCCGCAAAGGTCGCCAGCTTTTCACGCGTTCAAGACATCGACATATCCAAGCTGTTTGCGTGCGACCATCCATTGGTCGAATGGCAAGGGACGGCAGACAAGGGTGGTGAGTACGCATTCAGAGTGCCACTGCTCGCGGGCGATCACGTCACCGACGACGCCGGCACAGGTTTCGTACACACTGCGCCTAGTCATGGCGCGGATGACTTTGAAATCTGGGTCAAGAATTTTGGCCAGGAAGGCATTCCGTTCACGGTCGACGGAGAAGGACGCTTCACGAAAGAAGCGCCGGGGTTCGAAGGGCTGGAGATCATTCAACTTGAAGGCAAGAACCTCGGCAAGGATGGTCCCGCCAACAAAGCCGTGATGGACGCGCTGATCGAGGTCGGCGCTCTGCTCGCGCGTGGGCAACTGAAGCATTCGTATCCGCACTCGTGGCGTTCGAAGGCGCCGCTGATCTTCCGCAACACGCCGCAATGGTTCATCGCGATGGATAAGCCGTTCCGCGATGGCAAATCGCTGCGCGACATTGCGCTCAGCGAAATTGATCGCGTCGATTGGGGCCAGAAGCGCACCGGCGATCAGAGCGGCTACAATCGTATTCGCGGCATGATCGCCGATCGGCCCGATTGGCTGATCTCGCGCCAACGCGCGTGGGGCGTGCCGTTGGCGATCTTCGTGTCGAAAGGCGACGGCGCGATCCTGCAGGACGATGAAGTCGATGCGCGCATCACCGCCGCGATGAAGCAAGGCGGCGCCGATGTGTGGTGGGTGACGCCGGCGCAGGAGTTTTTGGGCAACAAGTACAAGGCGGAGGACTTCGACAAGATCGAAGACATCTTGGATGTGTGGTTCGACTCTGGCTCAACGCACGCGTTCGTCGTCGGCAATCCTGATGCGCCGACAAGGGCGTCGTTCAAGAATCCGGTCTCGACGCTTTATCTTGAGGGCTCGGATCAGCATCGCGGCTGGTTTCACTCCTCCTTGCTCGAAAGCTGCGCGACGCGCGGGCGCGCGCCGTACGATGAAGTCGTCACGCACGGCTTTGCGATGGATGAGGAGGGCAAGAAGATGTCCAAATCCATCGGCAACACCGTCGAGCCGCAAAAGATCGCCAAAGAGAATGGCATCGAGATCCTGCGCCTACTGATCGCCGGCGCCGAGTACGGCGACGATCTGCGCTTGGGTAAGACCATGCTCGATCAGTCGACGGAGATGTATCGGAAGCTCCGCAACACGCTGCGCTATTTGCTTGGGGCGTTGAACGGGTTTGAAGATAGCGAACGTGTTTCGTTCACCTCCCCCCTTGTGGGGGAGGTGGCCGCGAAGCGGTCGGAGGGGGGGCGTGCCGACGCTCAAGCGCCGGAGCGTTTGAACGCCCCCCACCCCCCGGCCCCCGCCCCGCGAGGGGGCGGGGGAGAAGAAGCGCTGCCGCTGCTTGAGCGCTGGCTGCTCCATCGCCTTTGGCAACTCGATCAGGTCGTGCGCAAGGGCTACGAGACGTATCAGTTCCGCGCCGCGCTTTCGGCGATCGTGGAGTTCTGCAACGTCGATCTCTCGGCGTTCTACGTCGATGTCCGCAAGGACGCGCTCTACTGCGATCCGAAATCGAGTGCGCGGCGGCGCGCTTGCCGGTCGGCGCTGGACGAAGTGTTCTCGCGGCTGACGGTGTGGCTTGCGCCGATCTTGCCATTCACGGCGGAAGAGGCGTGGCTGGCGCGTTTCCCGGACGATGTCTCGGTGCACCTGCGCACGTTCCCGGAGACGCCGGCTGCGTGGGAAGATGATTTCGCGGGCGAAGAAGTGGCGCGGCTGCGTGAAGCGCGCGCCGTTGTCACGGGCGCGCTGGAAGTGGCGCGGCGCGATAAGCTGATCGGGTCGGCGCTGGAAGCGGCGCCGCGTGTGTGGGTGGCGGATGATGCGCTGCGCGCGTCGCTGCAGGCGGTCGAGTTTGCTGAGCTTTGCATCACTAGCGGCGTGACGCTTGAGGCGGGCGAAGGTCCGGCTGAAGCATTTCGCTTGGCGGAGACGCCGGGTGTCGCCGTGTTGGTGGAGAAGGCGCCGGGCGTGAAGTGCGCGCGGTCTTGGAAGTATTTTGATCCGCAAACCGCGTATCGCAAATATCCCGACATCACGCCGCGTGACGCCGATGCGGTCGCAGAATGGGATTCAGCGCACGGTCGTTCGTAA
- the lspA gene encoding signal peptidase II — translation MFRFGLIIAALVFVADQISKWIVLGPMQFSPPGCLEQVRQNCRFIELTPVFDLQMVWNRGVSFGLLRAEEDLARWGLVVLSFVISGVFLWWLKDAERKLTAIALGLVVGGAIGNVIDRIRFGAVADFLDFNGLWFPWVFNVADAAITVGALLLAFDMIFLAEPEPGKGTTWSQIKRSFGRGPGSSGG, via the coding sequence ATGTTCCGCTTCGGCCTCATCATCGCGGCGTTGGTCTTCGTCGCCGACCAGATCAGCAAATGGATCGTCTTGGGTCCGATGCAGTTCAGCCCGCCGGGCTGCCTGGAACAGGTCCGTCAGAATTGCCGATTCATAGAACTGACGCCGGTCTTCGACCTGCAAATGGTCTGGAACCGCGGTGTCAGCTTCGGCCTGCTGCGCGCCGAGGAGGATCTCGCGCGCTGGGGCCTGGTGGTGCTTTCGTTCGTGATTTCCGGAGTGTTTTTGTGGTGGCTGAAGGATGCGGAGCGGAAGCTGACCGCCATTGCGCTGGGCCTCGTGGTCGGCGGCGCCATCGGCAACGTCATCGACCGCATTCGTTTCGGCGCCGTGGCCGATTTCCTCGATTTCAACGGCCTCTGGTTTCCCTGGGTCTTCAACGTGGCCGACGCGGCGATCACCGTGGGGGCGCTGCTGCTGGCCTTCGACATGATCTTTCTGGCCGAGCCGGAGCCCGGCAAGGGCACGACCTGGAGCCAAATCAAGCGCAGCTTCGGCCGCGGCCCGGGCAGTTCGGGCGGCTAA
- a CDS encoding DUF3035 domain-containing protein, giving the protein MNKPIAMVAMLAAAAATTGCGTISRAIGAGKNSPDEFRVVTSAPLTLPPDYSLRPPRPGEARPQELAPGDEARAALFGADVAASATQGERTLVTNAGAEAVDPNIRDTIDYEAQGLVRRDEGFVNRVLSFGGAGSANVPIDPNAEARRLGDEEQIRRATGGGQVTIARGGGNTTKLPGT; this is encoded by the coding sequence ATGAACAAACCGATCGCGATGGTGGCGATGCTAGCTGCAGCCGCTGCGACCACCGGATGTGGCACGATTTCCCGCGCTATCGGCGCCGGCAAGAACTCGCCCGACGAATTTCGTGTTGTCACTTCGGCGCCGCTGACGCTGCCGCCGGACTACTCATTGCGTCCGCCGCGGCCGGGCGAAGCGCGCCCGCAAGAATTGGCCCCGGGTGACGAAGCCCGCGCTGCTCTGTTCGGCGCCGATGTCGCCGCCAGCGCAACGCAAGGCGAACGCACGCTCGTCACCAACGCGGGCGCCGAAGCCGTTGACCCGAACATTCGCGACACCATCGATTACGAAGCGCAAGGCCTGGTTCGCCGCGACGAAGGCTTCGTCAATCGCGTGCTGAGCTTCGGCGGCGCGGGTAGCGCCAACGTGCCGATCGATCCGAACGCGGAAGCCCGTCGTCTCGGAGACGAAGAGCAAATCCGCCGCGCGACCGGCGGCGGCCAAGTCACGATCGCTCGTGGCGGCGGCAACACCACCAAGCTTCCGGGCACCTAA